Proteins from one Salmonella bongori NCTC 12419 genomic window:
- the malZ gene encoding maltodextrin glucosidase: MLKAWHLPVAPFVKQHNDKLTISLWLSGENPPARVMLRSEFDNEEISLAMHKQRRQPQPGVTAWRATLDVALGQPRRRYSFKLLWHDRQQWFTPQGFSRFPPARLEQFAVDVPDSGPQWVADQIFYQIFPDRFARSETREAEQDRVYYHHAAGQKIVLRDWDAPLTAQAGGSTFYGGCLNGICEKLPYLKKLGVTALYLNPVFTAPSVHKYDTEDYRRVDPQFGGDRALLRLRHETQSRGMRLVLDGVFNHSGDSHAWFDRHKRTNSGACHHPESPWRDWYSFSQEGVALDWMGYSSLPKLDYQSEALVDEIYRGEDSIVRHWLKAPWNMDGWRLDVVHMLGEAGGARNNLQHVAGMTRAAKEAQPEAYMVGEHFGDARQWLQADAEDAAMNYRGFTFPLWGFLANTDIAYEPQHIDAQTCMAWMESYRAGLSHQQQLRMFNQLDSHDTARFKTLLGKDVARLPLAVVWLFTWPGVPCIYYGDEVGVDGENDPMCRKPFPWDESKQDGNVLALYQRMAKLRHRSLALRRGGCLVLYAEGDVVVFVRVCQQQRALVAINRGDVCEVALPASPLLNVTGWQGKTGQGTICGGRLTLPAISATVWMNR; the protein is encoded by the coding sequence ATGTTGAAGGCCTGGCACCTACCGGTTGCCCCGTTTGTTAAGCAACACAACGATAAATTAACCATTTCATTGTGGCTGAGTGGCGAAAACCCGCCAGCTCGCGTGATGTTGCGGTCTGAATTTGATAATGAAGAAATTTCGCTGGCGATGCATAAACAGCGCCGCCAGCCGCAACCAGGCGTAACGGCATGGCGGGCGACGCTCGACGTTGCGTTGGGACAGCCCCGTCGTCGCTACAGCTTTAAATTACTTTGGCATGACCGCCAGCAATGGTTCACACCGCAGGGATTTAGCCGCTTTCCACCCGCTCGTCTGGAACAATTTGCCGTAGATGTTCCGGATAGCGGCCCCCAGTGGGTTGCCGATCAGATTTTTTATCAAATTTTCCCGGATCGTTTTGCCCGCAGCGAGACGCGTGAGGCGGAGCAGGATCGGGTGTATTACCATCATGCTGCCGGCCAGAAGATTGTATTGCGCGACTGGGACGCCCCCTTAACCGCGCAGGCAGGGGGTTCTACGTTCTATGGCGGTTGTCTGAATGGCATTTGCGAGAAGCTACCCTATCTGAAAAAACTGGGCGTCACGGCGCTATATCTGAATCCGGTATTTACCGCGCCGAGCGTCCATAAGTACGACACGGAAGATTATCGCCGTGTCGATCCGCAATTTGGCGGCGATCGGGCGTTGTTACGCTTACGGCATGAGACGCAATCGCGGGGAATGCGGCTGGTACTGGATGGCGTGTTTAACCATAGCGGCGATTCACACGCCTGGTTTGACAGACATAAACGCACTAATAGCGGCGCGTGTCACCACCCGGAATCGCCGTGGCGCGACTGGTATTCCTTTTCACAGGAAGGCGTGGCACTGGACTGGATGGGCTATTCGAGTCTGCCGAAACTTGATTATCAATCAGAAGCTCTGGTGGATGAGATCTATCGCGGTGAGGACAGTATTGTGCGTCACTGGCTAAAAGCGCCGTGGAATATGGACGGCTGGCGGCTGGATGTTGTGCATATGTTGGGCGAGGCTGGCGGTGCGCGTAACAATTTGCAGCACGTCGCCGGAATGACCCGGGCGGCAAAAGAGGCGCAGCCTGAAGCCTATATGGTGGGAGAACATTTCGGCGATGCGCGGCAGTGGCTACAGGCCGATGCGGAAGATGCCGCCATGAATTATCGCGGCTTCACCTTCCCGCTGTGGGGATTTCTCGCCAATACCGATATCGCTTACGAGCCGCAGCATATTGATGCACAAACCTGCATGGCCTGGATGGAGAGCTACCGCGCCGGATTATCACACCAACAGCAATTGCGCATGTTTAATCAACTCGACAGCCATGATACCGCGCGTTTTAAAACCCTGTTAGGGAAAGACGTGGCGCGTCTACCGTTAGCGGTAGTCTGGCTATTTACCTGGCCCGGCGTGCCGTGTATTTATTACGGTGATGAAGTAGGCGTGGATGGCGAGAATGATCCAATGTGCCGCAAACCATTTCCGTGGGATGAAAGCAAGCAGGACGGGAACGTGCTGGCGTTATATCAGCGTATGGCGAAATTGCGTCATCGCAGTCTGGCGCTGCGTCGCGGCGGATGCCTGGTGCTGTATGCTGAAGGTGATGTGGTTGTATTCGTTCGGGTCTGTCAGCAGCAGCGGGCGCTGGTGGCGATTAACCGGGGAGACGTCTGCGAAGTAGCGCTGCCAGCCTCGCCGTTGCTTAACGTGACGGGTTGGCAAGGTAAAACAGGACAGGGCACCATCTGCGGGGGAAGGCTTACTTTACCGGCCATTTCCGCCACGGTATGGATGAATCGCTGA
- a CDS encoding peroxiredoxin codes for MVLVTRQAPDFTAAAVLGSGEIVDKFNFKQHTNGKTTVLFFWPMDFTFVCPSELIAFDKRYEEFQKRGVEVVGVSFDSEFVHNAWRNTPVDKGGIGPVKYAMVADVKREIQKAYGIEHPDEGVALRGSFLIDANGIVRHQVVNDLPLGRNIDEMLRMVDALQFHEEHGDVCPAQWEKGKEGMNASPDGVAKYLAENISNL; via the coding sequence ATGGTACTGGTTACTCGTCAGGCCCCGGATTTCACCGCAGCAGCGGTACTGGGTAGCGGTGAGATTGTTGATAAATTCAACTTCAAACAGCACACCAATGGTAAAACCACCGTTCTGTTCTTCTGGCCGATGGACTTCACTTTTGTTTGCCCGTCTGAGCTGATCGCCTTTGATAAACGTTATGAAGAATTCCAGAAGCGCGGCGTTGAAGTGGTCGGCGTGTCTTTCGACTCTGAATTTGTTCACAACGCGTGGCGTAACACCCCTGTCGATAAAGGCGGCATTGGGCCGGTGAAATACGCGATGGTCGCTGACGTAAAACGCGAAATTCAAAAAGCTTACGGCATCGAACATCCGGACGAAGGCGTTGCGCTGCGCGGCTCTTTCCTGATTGACGCTAACGGCATTGTTCGCCACCAGGTCGTAAACGATCTGCCGTTGGGTCGTAACATTGATGAAATGCTGCGTATGGTTGACGCGCTGCAGTTCCACGAAGAGCACGGCGATGTTTGCCCGGCGCAGTGGGAAAAAGGCAAAGAAGGCATGAATGCCTCTCCGGACGGCGTCGCGAAATATCTGGCAGAGAACATCTCCAATCTGTAA
- the acpH gene encoding ACP phosphodiesterase, producing MNFLAHLHLAHLADSSLSGNLLADFVRGNPETHFPPDVVEGIFMHRRIDMMTDNLPEVREAREWFRRETRRVAPITLDVMWDHFLSRHWPVLSPDFPLPAFVGYARAQVATILPDSPPRFVNLNHYLWSENWLERYRDMDFIQNVLHGMANRRPRLDALRDSWYDLDAHYDALEERFWHFYPRMMELAAHKAL from the coding sequence ATGAATTTTCTTGCACACCTTCACTTAGCGCATTTGGCGGATAGTTCGTTGTCCGGCAATCTGCTGGCCGATTTTGTACGGGGAAACCCCGAGACACACTTTCCTCCTGACGTGGTGGAAGGCATCTTCATGCATCGGCGTATTGATATGATGACCGACAATTTGCCAGAAGTGCGCGAAGCACGGGAATGGTTTCGCCGCGAAACACGTCGCGTCGCCCCCATTACCCTCGACGTGATGTGGGACCATTTTCTGTCGCGCCACTGGCCCGTCCTCTCCCCTGACTTCCCGTTACCGGCATTTGTCGGCTATGCACGCGCGCAGGTTGCCACGATTTTACCGGACTCTCCACCGCGTTTTGTCAATCTGAACCATTATTTATGGTCAGAAAACTGGCTGGAACGCTATCGCGATATGGATTTCATCCAAAACGTGCTGCATGGCATGGCGAATCGTCGCCCTCGTCTGGATGCCCTGCGTGATTCCTGGTACGATCTGGACGCGCACTACGACGCGTTAGAAGAACGCTTCTGGCATTTCTATCCGCGCATGATGGAACTGGCCGCGCACAAAGCGCTTTGA
- the queA gene encoding tRNA preQ1(34) S-adenosylmethionine ribosyltransferase-isomerase QueA, translating to MRVTDFSFELPESLIAHYPQPERSRCRLLSLDGPTGALTHGTFTDLLDKLNPGDLLVFNNTRVIPARLFGRKASGGKIEVLVERMLDDKHVLAHIRASKAPKPGTELLLGDEENIHATMIARHGALFEVEFNDERPVLDILNAIGHMPLPPYIARPDEDADRELYQTVYSEKPGAVAAPTAGLHFDEPLLARLRDKGIEMAFVTLHVGAGTFQPVRVETIEDHIMHSEYAEVPQDVVDAVLAAKARGNRVIAVGTTSVRSLESAAQAAKDTLIAPFFGDTQIFIYPGYQYKVIDALVTNFHLPESTLIMLVSAFAGYKHTMHAYHEAVKAEYRFFSYGDAMFITYNPQAITEVP from the coding sequence ATGCGCGTTACTGATTTTTCCTTTGAACTACCCGAATCCCTGATAGCCCACTACCCACAGCCGGAGCGGAGTCGCTGCCGTTTACTGTCATTAGATGGGCCGACGGGCGCGCTGACACACGGTACTTTCACCGATCTGCTCGACAAGCTTAACCCCGGAGACCTGCTGGTCTTTAACAACACCCGCGTCATTCCGGCTCGCCTGTTTGGTCGTAAGGCCAGCGGCGGCAAAATTGAGGTGCTGGTCGAGCGTATGTTGGATGACAAACACGTCCTGGCGCATATTCGTGCCTCAAAAGCGCCAAAACCGGGTACGGAACTACTGCTGGGCGATGAGGAAAACATTCATGCGACCATGATCGCCCGTCATGGCGCGCTGTTTGAAGTTGAGTTTAATGACGAGCGCCCGGTGTTGGATATTCTCAACGCCATCGGCCATATGCCGTTGCCGCCCTATATCGCCCGCCCGGATGAAGATGCCGACCGCGAGCTGTACCAGACCGTCTATAGCGAAAAACCGGGGGCCGTCGCCGCACCGACTGCCGGGTTGCATTTCGATGAACCGCTGTTAGCCAGACTGCGCGACAAGGGCATTGAGATGGCCTTTGTAACGCTGCACGTTGGGGCGGGCACTTTCCAGCCGGTACGCGTGGAGACCATTGAAGATCACATTATGCACTCCGAATACGCTGAAGTGCCGCAGGATGTCGTTGATGCGGTACTGGCGGCGAAAGCGCGCGGTAATCGGGTGATAGCCGTCGGTACCACCTCTGTGCGCTCGCTGGAGAGCGCGGCGCAGGCGGCGAAAGATACGCTGATTGCGCCGTTCTTCGGCGATACGCAAATCTTTATTTATCCAGGTTATCAATACAAAGTGATTGATGCGCTGGTCACCAACTTCCACCTGCCTGAATCCACGCTGATCATGCTGGTTTCGGCATTTGCGGGTTATAAACACACCATGCACGCTTACCATGAGGCGGTTAAAGCCGAATATCGCTTTTTTAGTTACGGCGATGCCATGTTTATCACGTACAATCCGCAGGCCATTACTGAGGTACCTTAA
- the tgt gene encoding tRNA guanosine(34) transglycosylase Tgt — translation MKFELDTTDGRARRGRLVFDRGVVETPAFMPVGTYGTVKGMTPEEVEATGAQIILGNTFHLWLRPGQEIMKLHGDLHDFMQWKGPILTDSGGFQVFSLGDIRKITEQGVHFRNPINGDPIFLDPEKSMEIQYDLGSDIVMIFDECTPYPADWDYAKRSMEMSLRWAKRSRERFDSLGNKNALFGIIQGSVYEDLRDISVKGLVEIGFDGYAVGGLAVGEPKEDMHRILEHVCPQIPADKPRYLMGVGKPEDLVEGVRRGIDMFDCVMPTRNARNGHLFVTDGVVKIRNAKHKSDTSPLDAECDCYTCRNYSRAYLHHLDRCNEILGARLNTIHNLRYYQRLMAGLRRAIEEGKLESFVTEFYQRQGRPVPPLNVD, via the coding sequence ATGAAATTTGAACTGGATACCACCGACGGTCGCGCACGCCGTGGTCGCCTGGTGTTTGATCGTGGCGTAGTGGAAACGCCTGCTTTTATGCCCGTAGGAACCTACGGTACCGTGAAAGGCATGACGCCGGAAGAAGTAGAAGCCACCGGCGCGCAAATTATCCTCGGTAATACTTTCCATCTGTGGCTGCGTCCGGGCCAGGAGATCATGAAGCTGCACGGCGATCTGCATGACTTTATGCAGTGGAAAGGACCTATTCTGACCGATTCTGGCGGCTTTCAGGTGTTCAGCCTCGGCGATATCCGTAAGATCACTGAACAGGGCGTCCATTTCCGCAACCCGATCAATGGCGATCCGATTTTCCTCGATCCGGAAAAGTCGATGGAGATCCAGTACGATCTCGGTTCCGATATCGTGATGATTTTTGATGAATGTACCCCGTACCCGGCAGACTGGGACTATGCTAAACGTTCAATGGAGATGTCATTGCGTTGGGCGAAGCGTAGCCGCGAGCGCTTTGACTCGCTCGGCAACAAAAATGCGCTTTTTGGCATCATTCAGGGCAGCGTTTACGAAGATTTACGCGATATCTCAGTGAAAGGTCTGGTAGAGATTGGCTTTGATGGCTACGCTGTCGGCGGTTTGGCTGTCGGCGAGCCGAAAGAAGATATGCACCGCATTCTGGAGCACGTCTGCCCGCAGATCCCGGCTGACAAACCGCGTTACCTGATGGGCGTTGGTAAACCGGAAGATCTGGTAGAAGGGGTGCGCCGCGGTATTGATATGTTTGATTGTGTCATGCCAACGCGAAACGCCCGTAATGGTCATCTGTTTGTGACCGACGGCGTGGTGAAGATTCGTAATGCGAAGCATAAAAGCGATACCAGCCCGCTTGATGCCGAGTGTGATTGCTACACCTGTCGCAATTATTCACGCGCTTACTTGCATCATCTTGACCGTTGCAACGAAATATTAGGCGCGCGTCTCAATACCATTCATAACCTGCGTTACTACCAGCGTTTGATGGCGGGTTTACGCAGGGCTATTGAAGAGGGTAAATTAGAGAGCTTCGTCACTGAGTTTTACCAACGTCAGGGGCGACCCGTTCCACCTTTGAACGTTGATTAA
- the yajC gene encoding preprotein translocase subunit YajC, translating into MSFFISDAVAATGAPAQGSPMSLILMLVVFGLIFYFMILRPQQKRTKEHKKLMDSIAKGDEVLTNGGLVGRVTKVAESGYIAIALNDTTEVVIKRDFVAAVLPKGTMKAL; encoded by the coding sequence ATGAGCTTTTTTATTTCTGATGCGGTAGCGGCAACAGGTGCTCCGGCGCAGGGCAGCCCGATGTCTCTGATTTTAATGCTGGTGGTGTTTGGTCTGATTTTCTATTTCATGATCCTGCGCCCACAGCAGAAGCGCACCAAAGAGCACAAAAAGCTGATGGACTCCATTGCGAAAGGTGATGAAGTACTGACGAATGGCGGTCTGGTTGGCCGTGTGACCAAAGTAGCGGAATCCGGCTACATTGCCATTGCGCTGAATGACACCACGGAAGTGGTTATCAAACGTGACTTCGTAGCTGCCGTTCTGCCGAAAGGCACCATGAAGGCGCTGTAA
- the secD gene encoding protein translocase subunit SecD, with the protein MLNRYPLWKYIMLVAVIVVGLLYALPNLYGEDPAVQITGVRGVAASEQTLIQVQKTLQEEKIPAKSVALEEGAILARFDTTDTQLRAREALMSVLGDKYVVALNLAPATPRWLAAIHADPMKLGLDLRGGVHFLMEVDMDTALGKLQEQNIDSLRSDLREKGIPYTTVRKQDNYGLSITFRDGKARDEAIAYLTPRHRDLVISSQGDNALRAVMTDARLSEAREYAVQQNINILRNRVNQLGVAEPVVQRQGADRIVVELPGIQDTARAKEILGATATLEFRLVNTNVDQAAAASGRVPGDSEVKQTREGQPVVLYKRVILTGDHITDSTSSQDEYNQPQVNISLDSAGGNIMSNFTKDNIGKPMATLFVEYKDSGKKDANGRAVLVKQEEVINIANIQSRLGNSFRITGISNPNEARQLSLLLRAGALIAPIQIVEERTIGPTLGMQNIKQGLEACLAGLVVSILFMIFFYKKFGLIATSALVANLVLIVGIMSLLPGATLSMPGIAGIVLTLAVAVDANVLINERIKEELSNGRTVQQAIDEGYKGAFSSIFDANITTLIKVIILYAVGTGAIKGFAITTGIGVATSMFTAIIGTRAIVNLLYGGKRVTKLSI; encoded by the coding sequence GTGTTAAACCGTTATCCTTTGTGGAAGTACATCATGCTGGTCGCCGTGATTGTCGTCGGCCTGCTTTACGCACTTCCCAACCTGTATGGTGAGGATCCGGCTGTTCAAATCACTGGCGTGCGCGGCGTCGCCGCCAGTGAGCAAACGCTGATCCAGGTCCAGAAAACGTTACAAGAAGAAAAAATTCCCGCTAAGTCTGTGGCACTGGAAGAGGGCGCTATTCTTGCGCGCTTCGACACCACTGATACCCAGTTGCGCGCCCGTGAAGCTCTGATGAGCGTGCTGGGTGACAAATATGTCGTGGCGCTTAACCTTGCGCCGGCAACGCCGCGCTGGTTGGCGGCTATTCATGCTGATCCAATGAAGCTGGGCCTTGATTTGCGCGGCGGCGTTCACTTCCTGATGGAAGTGGATATGGATACCGCGCTGGGTAAACTCCAGGAACAAAATATTGACAGCCTGCGCAGCGATCTGCGTGAAAAAGGCATTCCTTATACGACCGTTCGTAAACAAGATAATTACGGGCTGAGCATCACGTTCCGTGACGGCAAAGCGCGTGATGAAGCGATAGCGTATCTGACACCACGCCATCGTGATTTGGTGATTTCCAGCCAGGGCGACAATGCGCTTCGTGCGGTAATGACCGATGCGCGACTGAGCGAAGCACGGGAATACGCCGTTCAGCAGAACATTAATATCCTGCGTAACCGTGTTAACCAACTGGGTGTGGCGGAGCCTGTCGTACAACGTCAGGGCGCTGACCGCATTGTGGTTGAGTTGCCAGGCATTCAGGATACCGCACGTGCGAAAGAAATTTTGGGTGCTACTGCCACGCTGGAATTCCGTCTGGTGAATACCAATGTTGACCAGGCCGCAGCCGCCTCCGGGCGCGTTCCGGGCGACTCCGAAGTGAAACAGACACGTGAAGGACAGCCGGTTGTGCTGTACAAGCGCGTGATCCTGACCGGCGATCATATCACCGACTCCACTTCCAGCCAGGACGAATATAACCAGCCGCAGGTTAACATCTCGCTGGATAGCGCGGGTGGTAACATCATGTCCAACTTCACCAAAGACAACATTGGCAAGCCGATGGCGACCTTGTTCGTGGAGTATAAAGACAGCGGCAAGAAAGATGCTAACGGTCGCGCTGTACTGGTGAAACAGGAAGAGGTGATTAACATCGCCAATATTCAGTCTCGTCTGGGTAACAGCTTCCGTATTACCGGTATTAGCAATCCGAATGAAGCGCGTCAGTTATCGCTGTTGCTGCGTGCCGGCGCGCTGATTGCGCCGATTCAGATCGTTGAAGAGCGCACCATTGGCCCAACGCTTGGGATGCAAAACATCAAGCAGGGGCTGGAAGCGTGTCTGGCCGGTCTGGTGGTCTCTATCCTGTTCATGATCTTCTTCTATAAGAAGTTCGGTTTGATTGCGACCAGTGCCCTCGTCGCCAACCTGGTGTTGATTGTCGGTATTATGTCGCTGTTGCCGGGGGCAACGCTCAGTATGCCAGGTATCGCGGGGATTGTCTTAACCCTTGCGGTCGCGGTCGACGCCAACGTTCTGATTAATGAGCGTATCAAAGAAGAGTTGAGCAATGGCCGCACAGTACAGCAGGCTATTGATGAAGGCTATAAGGGCGCGTTTAGTTCCATCTTCGATGCGAACATCACGACACTGATTAAAGTCATCATTCTGTATGCCGTTGGTACCGGGGCTATTAAAGGGTTCGCGATCACAACCGGTATCGGTGTGGCGACGTCGATGTTCACTGCGATTATCGGTACGCGTGCTATCGTAAACCTGCTATATGGCGGCAAGCGCGTCACTAAGCTGTCAATCTGA
- the secF gene encoding protein translocase subunit SecF, whose product MAQEYTVEQLNHGRKVYDFMRWDYWAFGISGLLLIAAIVIMGVRGFNWGLDFTGGTVIEITLEKPAELDVMREALQKAGFEEPQLQNFGSSHDIMVRMPPTEGETGGQVLGSKVVTIINEATNQNAAVKRIEFVGPSVGADLAQTGAMALLVALISILVYVGFRFEWRLAAGVVIALAHDVIITLGILSLFHIEIDLTIVASLMSVIGYSLNDSIVVSDRIRENFRKIRRGTPYEIFNVSLTQTLHRTLITSGTTLVVILMLYLFGGPVLEGFSLTMLIGVSIGTASSIYVASALALKLGMKREHMLQQKVEKEGADQPSILP is encoded by the coding sequence GTGGCACAGGAATACACTGTTGAACAACTAAACCACGGCCGTAAAGTCTATGACTTTATGCGCTGGGACTACTGGGCATTCGGCATCTCCGGGTTACTGCTGATCGCGGCCATTGTGATTATGGGCGTGCGCGGATTTAACTGGGGGCTGGATTTTACCGGCGGTACGGTGATTGAAATCACGCTGGAAAAACCGGCTGAACTGGATGTGATGCGCGAGGCGCTGCAAAAAGCGGGCTTCGAAGAACCGCAGTTGCAGAACTTTGGCAGCAGTCACGACATTATGGTGCGTATGCCGCCAACCGAAGGTGAAACCGGCGGTCAGGTATTGGGCAGTAAAGTGGTGACTATCATTAATGAGGCCACCAACCAGAACGCCGCTGTGAAGCGTATTGAATTTGTGGGGCCAAGTGTCGGTGCCGATCTGGCGCAAACCGGCGCGATGGCGCTACTGGTGGCATTGATCTCTATCCTGGTTTACGTCGGTTTCCGCTTTGAGTGGCGCCTGGCGGCTGGGGTGGTCATCGCGCTGGCGCACGACGTAATCATTACGCTTGGGATACTGTCGCTGTTCCATATCGAGATTGACCTGACCATTGTGGCATCGCTGATGTCGGTCATTGGTTACTCGTTGAACGACAGTATCGTGGTCTCTGACCGTATTCGTGAAAACTTCCGCAAAATCCGTCGCGGGACGCCTTACGAAATTTTTAACGTGTCGCTGACCCAGACGCTACACCGTACGTTGATTACCTCCGGTACGACGTTAGTGGTGATTCTGATGCTGTACCTCTTCGGTGGTCCGGTACTGGAAGGCTTCTCGCTGACGATGCTGATCGGTGTCTCTATCGGTACTGCATCTTCTATCTATGTCGCATCAGCGCTGGCGCTGAAGCTCGGTATGAAGCGCGAGCATATGCTGCAGCAGAAAGTCGAAAAAGAAGGGGCGGATCAGCCGTCCATTCTACCATAA
- the yajD gene encoding HNH nuclease YajD encodes MAIIPKNYARLESGYREKALKLFPWVCGRCSREFVYSNLRELTVHHIDHDHTNNPEDGSNWELLCLYCHDHEHSKYTEADQYGTTVIAGEDAQKDVGEATYNPFADLKAMMNKKK; translated from the coding sequence ATGGCTATCATCCCCAAAAACTATGCGCGGCTGGAAAGCGGCTATCGCGAAAAGGCGCTGAAGCTGTTTCCGTGGGTGTGCGGACGCTGTTCCCGTGAGTTTGTGTATTCAAATCTGCGTGAATTAACGGTGCATCATATCGATCATGACCACACCAATAACCCGGAAGACGGCAGCAACTGGGAGCTGCTGTGCCTCTATTGTCACGATCATGAGCATTCCAAATATACCGAAGCCGATCAGTACGGCACGACGGTCATCGCCGGGGAAGATGCGCAAAAAGATGTCGGTGAGGCGACTTATAACCCGTTTGCCGATCTGAAAGCGATGATGAATAAGAAGAAGTGA
- a CDS encoding nucleoside-specific channel-forming protein Tsx codes for MKKTLLAASAALALTSSFTVNAAENDQPQYLSDWWHQSVNVVGSYHTRFSPKLNNDVYLEYEAFAKKDWFDFYGYIDIPKTFGWGNGNDKGAWDDGSPMFMEIEPRFSIDKLTGVNLGFGPFKEWYFANNYIYDMGDNKASRQSTWYMGLGTDIDTGLPMGLSLNVYAKYQWQNYGASNENEWDGYRFKVKYFVPITDLWGGKLSYIGFTNFDWGSDLGDDPNRTSNSIASSHILALNYDHWHYSVVARYFHNGGQWQNGAKLNWGDGDFSAKSTGWGGYLVVGYNF; via the coding sequence ATGAAAAAAACTTTACTTGCAGCCAGCGCAGCGCTGGCGCTCACTTCATCTTTTACTGTTAACGCAGCAGAAAATGATCAGCCGCAGTATCTTTCCGACTGGTGGCATCAGAGCGTAAACGTAGTAGGCAGCTACCATACCCGCTTCTCGCCGAAACTGAACAACGACGTCTATCTGGAATATGAAGCTTTTGCCAAAAAAGACTGGTTTGATTTCTATGGCTATATCGACATTCCAAAAACCTTTGGTTGGGGTAATGGCAACGATAAAGGCGCATGGGATGACGGCTCCCCGATGTTTATGGAAATCGAACCGCGTTTCTCGATTGATAAGCTAACCGGCGTCAACCTGGGTTTCGGCCCGTTTAAAGAGTGGTATTTCGCCAACAACTACATCTACGATATGGGCGATAACAAAGCCAGCCGCCAGAGCACGTGGTATATGGGTCTGGGGACCGATATCGACACCGGTCTGCCAATGGGCCTGTCACTGAACGTGTATGCGAAATATCAGTGGCAAAACTACGGCGCCTCCAACGAAAATGAGTGGGACGGCTACCGTTTCAAAGTGAAGTACTTCGTTCCCATCACCGACCTGTGGGGCGGTAAACTAAGCTATATCGGCTTTACCAACTTTGACTGGGGATCTGACTTAGGTGACGATCCGAACCGTACCAGCAACTCTATCGCTTCCAGCCATATTCTGGCGCTGAACTATGATCACTGGCACTATTCAGTCGTGGCACGTTACTTCCATAACGGCGGCCAGTGGCAGAATGGCGCTAAACTAAACTGGGGCGACGGTGATTTCAGTGCGAAATCTACCGGCTGGGGCGGCTACCTGGTTGTGGGCTACAACTTCTGA
- a CDS encoding SadB/YajI family lipoprotein — protein sequence MTRRYPRMLLLGSLLSLTACVPQSDVRQMHQNISTLNKEMNQLNQETVKITQQNTLNANSTRGVYLLPGANTPARLESQIGTLRMALRDITSVNDGAHAMLQIQGESRDPLPAFSATVEYGQIQGTTENYQEVNVKSLLVNAPASLLAPSDVNIPLQLKGLTPEQLGFIRIHDIQPVNQ from the coding sequence ATGACAAGACGTTACCCAAGAATGCTCCTGCTGGGAAGTCTCCTGAGCCTGACCGCCTGCGTACCGCAAAGCGACGTTCGTCAGATGCACCAAAACATTAGCACATTGAATAAAGAGATGAATCAGCTGAATCAGGAAACGGTAAAAATTACCCAACAAAATACGCTGAATGCGAATTCAACGCGCGGCGTTTATCTGTTGCCTGGCGCAAATACGCCAGCCCGCCTGGAAAGTCAAATCGGTACACTACGTATGGCATTGCGGGATATTACATCAGTTAATGATGGTGCCCACGCCATGTTACAAATTCAGGGCGAATCACGCGATCCGTTGCCAGCCTTTAGCGCTACCGTAGAGTATGGGCAAATTCAGGGCACGACAGAGAACTATCAGGAGGTGAATGTGAAAAGCCTGCTGGTAAATGCGCCCGCCAGCCTGCTTGCGCCCAGTGATGTCAACATTCCGTTACAGTTAAAGGGGCTTACGCCGGAGCAGTTAGGCTTTATCCGCATTCACGACATCCAACCTGTTAATCAATAA
- the nrdR gene encoding transcriptional regulator NrdR, whose translation MHCPFCFAVDTKVIDSRLVGEGSSVRRRRQCLVCNERFTTFEVAELVMPRVIKSNDVREPFNEDKLRSGMLRALEKRPVSADDVEMALNHIKSQLRATGEREVPSKMIGNLVMEQLKKLDKVAYIRFASVYRSFEDIKDFGEEIARLQD comes from the coding sequence ATGCATTGCCCATTTTGTTTCGCCGTAGATACCAAAGTCATTGACTCTCGTCTTGTAGGCGAGGGCTCGTCCGTACGCCGCCGCCGGCAGTGCCTGGTTTGTAATGAACGTTTTACAACATTTGAAGTGGCCGAGCTGGTTATGCCGCGCGTGATAAAAAGTAACGATGTGCGCGAACCCTTTAATGAAGATAAGCTGCGCAGCGGTATGTTAAGAGCACTGGAAAAAAGGCCAGTCAGCGCGGACGATGTTGAAATGGCATTGAACCATATTAAGTCACAATTACGCGCCACAGGGGAGCGTGAAGTTCCCAGTAAGATGATTGGCAATCTGGTCATGGAACAGCTGAAAAAGCTCGACAAAGTCGCGTATATTCGCTTTGCCTCCGTCTATCGTAGCTTCGAAGATATCAAAGATTTTGGCGAAGAAATTGCTCGCCTACAGGACTAA